GCTGTTGGCGGTTTCAGCCCGCAACGAAATCTCATCAGGCTGTTCCTGCTCGCGGCATGTGCGCCGCTGGCAGTAATAATTGTCTATTATTATGTCGGCCCTGAATATACCCAGCCATACATTCCGGTCGTTTTGCTCTTCTGTGCAGAAGGCTTACGGGTTACGGAGACTTTTGTCGTCAGCAGGCTGCGATGCTCATGGCCACCGGTGGTTAAACAATGGCTGCCGTACAACCCGGTGATGCTGGCCGCCGCCCTGGTTTTTGCAGTAATAACCGTATCCCCTACGATTCTGGAACGTTCGTCAGCCACTGAATACCTCCCGGAGAGCGACGGGGGGAGGCGTGACCAGAAGAACCTCGGCCTGGTTCTCAAAAAAAACCTGCCATCAGGCAAAATTATGACCAGATGGTCGCGCATTGCGTTTTATTCCGAGCGGGAATGGGCCAATATCCCGAATACCGATTATGATGGGATCCTCACTGCCGCCAGAAGAGCAGGAGCAAGATTTCTCATTGTGGACGGCGGGCTTTATGATATCCGCCCCGGCTTGGGCGAAGATCTTTTTCAGCCGTTTGTCCCCGGAGCTCTACCTAATGGCATTTTTTTCAATAACGACAAAAAGAATTTTGTCAAACCCGGCCTCAGGCCGTTCATGATCTACCTGAACAGCCCGACCAGCATGGGCGTTATTGTTTATGAAATCTTCTGATCCTCGTTGCCGCCTACTGCAAGTGGGGATTCTCGGCTATTCGGATATTGCCAGGCGAAAGTTTATTCCAGCCGTTCTCTCCAGCAAATCCTTCCACCTTGCTGCAATCGGTGTCAGGGACACTCTCCAGTCTGCCGCTTGCAGCCTGAAACCGGGTTGCCCAGTGCTGGGATATGATGAGTTGCTCGCCTGCCCGGCGGTTGATCTCATTTACATCTCATTGCCGAATCATCTTCACGAGGAGTGGACAATCCGGGCCCTTGAGCAGGGGAAACACGTGATCTGCGAAAAGCCGCTCGGCCTCACTCCTGAGTCGGTGGAGCGGATTCTCCGTTGCGCAGCCGCGAACACAAGGCTTTTGTATGAAAATCTGATGTTTCTGCAGCACCCTCAGCATGCAATCGCCAAAGAGCTGGTGGCAAGCGGTAAAATTGGTCGTCTGACATCGCTCCGGTCGGTGTTCGGCTTCCCTGAACCCGGCAATGGCAATTTCAGACTGGATGCGGCCATGGGTGGGGGCGCGTTAAATGATCTTTCGCGCTACCCCATCGGGACGGCCCTGTATTTCCTTAATGGGGAGCTTGACCAGTTCAGCGGCATTGCGCTCAATCGCAATCGGTTGAACCGTGCCGTTCACGGCACTGCTATCAGTGCTGCGCAGGAAATATTCACCTTTTCCATGGTCTTCGGCCAGCAGTACGAGTCATTCTACGAACTCATCGGCGAGACCGGCAAAATCAGGGTTGACCGGGCATATACCACGCCGACTGACATGGGCAATAGCGTGAAGCTGACGCAAGGTTCGGAAGAAACCATCTACCTGGCACCGGCAGCAGATCACTTTCTTTTGTCGCTTGATCTCGCCTGCTCTCTGATCCGTAACGGAGCGGATTTCCAGGAAATTCATGACCGTGCCCGAAAGGTTGCCGTTATCAGCGAGCAGATTAAGAAAGGATGCCGAGATGTCGAAGTCTGATGCCGCGCCGGTGCGATACTGGGATTACCTTGATGATTACAGCACATTCCGAGAGCAGTACCTGGCCTTGGCCGACACCGTGTTCTCATCCGGTCGCCTGATTCTTGGCGATCGTGTTGCCGCATTCGAGAAGAACTTTGCCGGGTATTGCGGGGCGACTAGCGGCATAGGGGTGAACTCAGGTACTGATGCCCTGTTTCTTGCGCTTAAAGCGCTTGATATCGGCCCTGGCGACGAGGTGATCACCGTAGCCAACACTGCGATCCCGACGGTAGCAGCGATCCGTGCTGTTGGCGCTTCCCCGGTTTTCGTCGATGTGGAAGAAGATACCTGCCTGATGGCTGCTTCAGAGGTGGAGAGTGTGATTTCGCCGCGCACTCGTTGTCTCCTTCCGGTGCACCTTTTTGGCCAGGCCGTGGCGATGGAGCCGTTGCTGGAGATTGCCCGGGACCGGAATCTTTATCTGGTTGAGGACTGTGCCCAGGCAGCAGGGGCTGAGTATCTCGGCAGGAAAGTCGGTTCCTTCGGGGCGATCGGCGCCTTTTCGTTTTATCCGACAAAGGTGCTAGGCGCCTTCGGCGATGCCGGGATGATGGTTACTTCGGATGCCGGCCTGGAGGCCCGCTTGAGGCGCCTGCGGTTCTACGGGATCGACGCCGACTACCATTCGGAAGAAGAGGGGTATAACTCCCGGCTCGACGAGATTCAGGCGGCACTGCTTGATTTCAGGCTGGCAAAGCTTGACAGTGATGTCTCGCGGCGGCGCGAGATTGCCGCAGCTTATGATCGCGGCTTGGCCGGCATTGAGGGCATAACGCTCCCTGTTGAGCGGGAAGGACGCAGGCACCAGTATTACCTCTACACAATCCGCAGCTCCCATCGGGACCAGCTCAAGGCCTATCTGGCGGATCTGGGCATCGAGACCCGGATCAACTATCCGACCCCGATTCACCTGATGCGCGGTTACCGCTTCCTGGGGTATGAAGCCGGATCGCTGCCGGTCACCGAACGGCTTGCGGGAGAGATCCTCTCTCTGCCGATGTACCCACAGTTGACCGAAGCCGAGGTGGATCGGGTTGTGGCAGCTGTCAGAATGTTTAAGCCATGAATGACATCGAATACCAGAGCATGTTTGCCGTGGAGGACATGCACTGGTGGTATGTGTCGCTCCATGAGCTGATCATCAGCTATGTTGCCGCTGAATACCGCGGAAAGCCCCTTGAAATCCTGGATGCCGGCTGCGGCACCGGCCGTCTCTGCCAGCTTCTCGGCCCGTACGGAAATGTCACAGGGATTGACGCCTCGGAGCTGGCCCTCGGCTTCAGCCGCCAACGGGGCCTTAAAAATGTGTACCACGCTGACCTGAACGATGTGGATCTTGGTGACAGTCGTTATGACCTGATCACCTCGATTGATGTTATCTACCATAAGGCCGTTACCGACGAAGGGAGGGTGCTCGCCAAGTTCTTCAGCGCCTTGAAGCCTGGCGGGATGCTGATTCTCAACCTCCCGGCATTCGAATTCCTGCGCAGCACTCATGATATCGCTGTCCAGACCCGCAGAAGGTACACCCGGTATGAGCTTGCTGCCTTGCTTGCGCGTGCCGGCTTTGTCGTCGAAAAATCGTCTTACCGGATTGCCTTCCTCTTTCCCCTCATAGCCCTGTATCGCCTTTGCCGCAAGGTTTTGCCGCATGCCCGGAACCCGGAACATGTCTCCTCCGATGTTTACCCACCGTCCCCCCTTTTAAACACCACTCTCCTTGCTGTATCCAGAATAGAAAATGTCTTGCAACAAAAGATTTCCCTCCCTTTCGG
This region of Geoanaerobacter pelophilus genomic DNA includes:
- a CDS encoding Gfo/Idh/MocA family protein; protein product: MKSSDPRCRLLQVGILGYSDIARRKFIPAVLSSKSFHLAAIGVRDTLQSAACSLKPGCPVLGYDELLACPAVDLIYISLPNHLHEEWTIRALEQGKHVICEKPLGLTPESVERILRCAAANTRLLYENLMFLQHPQHAIAKELVASGKIGRLTSLRSVFGFPEPGNGNFRLDAAMGGGALNDLSRYPIGTALYFLNGELDQFSGIALNRNRLNRAVHGTAISAAQEIFTFSMVFGQQYESFYELIGETGKIRVDRAYTTPTDMGNSVKLTQGSEETIYLAPAADHFLLSLDLACSLIRNGADFQEIHDRARKVAVISEQIKKGCRDVEV
- a CDS encoding DegT/DnrJ/EryC1/StrS family aminotransferase is translated as MSKSDAAPVRYWDYLDDYSTFREQYLALADTVFSSGRLILGDRVAAFEKNFAGYCGATSGIGVNSGTDALFLALKALDIGPGDEVITVANTAIPTVAAIRAVGASPVFVDVEEDTCLMAASEVESVISPRTRCLLPVHLFGQAVAMEPLLEIARDRNLYLVEDCAQAAGAEYLGRKVGSFGAIGAFSFYPTKVLGAFGDAGMMVTSDAGLEARLRRLRFYGIDADYHSEEEGYNSRLDEIQAALLDFRLAKLDSDVSRRREIAAAYDRGLAGIEGITLPVEREGRRHQYYLYTIRSSHRDQLKAYLADLGIETRINYPTPIHLMRGYRFLGYEAGSLPVTERLAGEILSLPMYPQLTEAEVDRVVAAVRMFKP
- a CDS encoding class I SAM-dependent methyltransferase — translated: MNDIEYQSMFAVEDMHWWYVSLHELIISYVAAEYRGKPLEILDAGCGTGRLCQLLGPYGNVTGIDASELALGFSRQRGLKNVYHADLNDVDLGDSRYDLITSIDVIYHKAVTDEGRVLAKFFSALKPGGMLILNLPAFEFLRSTHDIAVQTRRRYTRYELAALLARAGFVVEKSSYRIAFLFPLIALYRLCRKVLPHARNPEHVSSDVYPPSPLLNTTLLAVSRIENVLQQKISLPFGTSVFLVARRS